A stretch of Melospiza melodia melodia isolate bMelMel2 chromosome 24, bMelMel2.pri, whole genome shotgun sequence DNA encodes these proteins:
- the ZNF750 gene encoding zinc finger protein 750: MSLLKERKPKKPHYIPRPPGKPFKYKCFQCPFTCNEKSHLFNHMKYGLCKNSITLVSEQDRVIKCPKGSSLEPKQINQLESTVKPTSSKSVTNGLSSLDSKPQYPFTKEDAKENVELQNQATNAAIQGQKPAIPKELSPGSSAAEGAISVQPLMEGMVRPSAFVPVGEHRDSKGPEITEASEILSLSNKSSPFHTKSAFHAPAHPWKAGSFLPEFPHKVAPTKGFGSISPYMQPMIPEYSPHFYEHRLAIYTPYLLPGSSECESSALSVYGTQDQRHFLPHPGPLPKPLNPSAYEHYRLFQQYHSTPPIPYGFCRPTDPPFYRFSHVAGINRDQNSHLMEETTLLYPASLSPSQQYPLSSHKKQADYEKEMTLLHAKGNAKDDQNERENAKMSPLAGSAATGSPGRPSPTNFTQTSHTCEGLFDLSNKSSSTSLGKYDQSEENFTAFRPVRKSTDQAPSLQGVQAQQDRGDSPNSINVTDEDSHTQTDGQNNAGSLSNTEEDTGIGPLNLSKKPDTSTGPTHEHMYKTPSKTDRQSFLEMQDMPLNLSVKDSCNTSSLKTSFHSPSHDNTTAPNAEKESSGAEPCVPKPPSSSACDKPLAAQRGEAADLGLMESCDEQKQTAAVALCQLAAYSPGAARLDGDGHGAQDGHGAPAEPAADAQDAQCNPKGKGQKRTNQKESTKSQQGAKRVRPNDCSRVFTLRKRTRVS; encoded by the exons aTGAGTCTCCTCAAAGAACGTAAACCCAAGAAGCCTCATTACATCCCAAGACCACCGGGAAAGCCGTTCAAGTACAAGTGCTTCCAGTGCCCCTTCACTTGCAATGAGAAATCCCATCTCTTTAACCACATGAAGTATGGCCTCTGCAAGAACTCCATCACTTTGGTGTCAGAGCAGGATCGTGTCATCAAATGTCCGAAGGGCAGTTCCCTGGAGCCCAAACAGATCAACCAGCTGGAATCTACTGTCAAACCAACTTCTTCTAAATCTGTCACAAACGGACTGTCAAGCCTCGATTCAAAGCCTCAATATCCTTTTACAAAAGAAGACGCCAAGGAAAACGTTGAGTTACAAAACCAAGCAACAAATGCTGCAATTCAAGGACAGAAACCTGCAATCCCGAAGGAATTAagccctggcagctctgcagcagaaGGTGCCATCAGCGTGCAGCCCCTGATGGAGGGCATGGTCAGGCCCTCAGCCTTTGTTCCCGTTGGAGAACACCGAGACAGCAAAGGCCCAGAAATCACTGAGGCATCTGAAATCCTCTCCCTCTCTAACAAAAGTTCTCCTTTTCACACCAAGTCTGCGTTTCATGCACCAGCTCACCCGTGGAAGGCAGGTTCTTTCCTCCCAGAATTTCCACATAAAGTTGCTCCCACGAAAGGCTTTGGTTCCATTTCACCTTACATGCAACCAATGATTCCTGAGTACTCACCCCATTTCTACGAGCACCGGCTCGCTATCTACACACCTTACCTGCTCCCAGGTAGCTCAGAGTGTGAAAGCTCTGCTCTCTCTGTCTATGGAACACAAGATCAAAGACATTTTCTTCCCCACCCTGGGCCACTTCCAAAACCCCTAAATCCATCAGCATATGAACACTATCGATTGTTCCAACAGTACCACTCCACTCCACCAATACCATATGGATTTTGTAGGCCAACAGATCCTCCATTTTACAGATTTTCACATGTAGCTGGTATTAACAGGGATCAAAACTCTCATCTGATGGAAGAAACCACCTTGCTGTACCCAGCCTCCTTAAGCCCTTCCCAACAATACCCTCTAAGCTCACATAAAAAACAAGCAGATTATGAAAAGGAAATGACATTATTGCATGCCAAAGGTAACGCTAAGGATGACCAAAATGAAAGAGAGAATGCCAAAATGAGCCCTCTTGCAGGAAGTGCAGCAACAGGCTCCCCTGGCAGACCCAGCCCCACCAACTTCACCCAGACAAGCCACACGTGTGAGGGTTTGTTTGACCTCTCCAACAAGTCATCATCCACATCCCTGGGCAAGTATGACCAATCAGAAGAAAACTTCACAGCCTTCAGACCTGTGAGAAAAAGCACGGACCAAGCACCTTCCCTTCAAGGAGTGCAGGcacagcaggacagaggggattcACCTAACAG CATCAATGTCACTGATGAAGACTCACACACACAGACTGATGGCCAGAACAACGCGGGCTCCCTGTCCAACACGGAGGAAGACACAGGGATAGGGCCCCTCAATCTTTCAAAGAAGCCTGACACAAGCACAGGACCTACTCATGAGCACATGTACAAAACCCCATCCAAAACTGACAGGCAGAGCTTCCTGGAAATGCAGGACATGCCCCTGAACCTCTCAGTGAAGGATTCCTGTAACACATCCAGCCTGAAAACATCCTTCCACAGCCCATCCCACGACAACACCACCGCTCCGAACGCCGAGAAGGAGAGCTCCGGAGCGGAGCCCTGCGTCCCCAAGCCccccagcagcagtgcctgtgacAAACCCTTGGCAGCCCAGCGTGGGGAGGCTGCAGACTTGGGGCTCATGGAGAGCTGTGATGAGCAGAAGCAGACAGCAGCCGTGGCCCTGTGCCAGCTGGCTGCCTACAGCCCCGGCGCCGCACGGCTGGACGGCGACGGGCACGGCGCGCAGGACGGGCACGGCGCGCCCGCGGAACCCGCGGCCGATGCTCAGGATGCTCAGTGCAACCCAAAGGGGAAAGGACAAAAAAGGACAAACCAAAAAGAGTCCACAAAATCCCAGCAAGGTGCTAAGAGGGTCAGGCCCAATGACTGCAGCAGAGTCTTCACTTTAAGGAAGAGAACAAGAGTGTCCTAA